A portion of the Granulosicoccus antarcticus IMCC3135 genome contains these proteins:
- a CDS encoding DsbE family thiol:disulfide interchange protein gives MSLALKLLPLALFLALAGFLAKGLTLNPTELPSPLIDKEAPAFVVDRLPATDGQFDSRDMAGQVWVLNVWASWCGPCVQEHPFLTELAEQRPVPVVGLNYKDQPEDSLPWLARLGNPFSDVLDDRRGDVGLDFGVYGVPETFIMDKAGRVRYKHVGPVDGQALQETLLPVIDQLMAETNS, from the coding sequence ATGAGTCTTGCACTTAAATTATTGCCGTTAGCACTGTTTCTCGCACTGGCAGGCTTTCTGGCAAAGGGCTTGACCCTGAATCCGACAGAGCTCCCATCGCCATTGATCGACAAGGAGGCGCCTGCATTCGTCGTGGATCGACTGCCGGCAACCGATGGGCAGTTCGACAGCCGTGATATGGCAGGCCAGGTCTGGGTTCTCAATGTCTGGGCCAGTTGGTGTGGTCCGTGTGTACAAGAGCACCCATTTCTGACTGAACTCGCAGAACAACGCCCGGTGCCCGTAGTCGGTCTGAACTACAAGGATCAGCCTGAAGACTCTCTGCCATGGCTGGCTCGTCTGGGTAATCCGTTCAGCGATGTGCTGGACGATCGTCGAGGCGATGTCGGATTGGATTTTGGTGTGTACGGCGTGCCCGAGACGTTCATCATGGATAAGGCCGGCAGAGTCCGTTACAAGCACGTAGGGCCGGTAGATGGACAAGCTCTGCAAGAAACATTGTTGCCTGTGATTGATCAGTTGATGGCCGAGACAAACTCATGA
- a CDS encoding heme lyase CcmF/NrfE family subunit, protein MIPELGHFALILALCTAIVLAVIPMIGSFTGHSGWMDMARPAAGAQLFFAFLAYACLTWSFISHDFSVLYVANTSNLSLPLIYRISGVWGGHEGSILFWCFILTVWTGAVGIFSRSLPQVLLARVLSVLGLISIGFLLFVLLTSNPFERVFPIPLDGASLNPLLQDPGMAIHPPMLYMGYVGFAVAFAFAIAALIDGQLDAATLRWMRPWTNIAWMFLTIGISLGSFWAYYELGWGGWWFWDPVENASFMPWLVGTALIHSLAASEKRGVFKAWTVLLAVLAFSLSLLGTFLVRSGVLTSVHSFAADPTRGLFILLFLGLVVGGSLLLYAVRAHKLTSTASFELISRESALLLNNILLVVACAAVLLGTLYPLFVDALGYGKLSVGEQYFNAVFVPLMLPILLMVGLGAMLNWKRDRLKGRSTTLAVLGIASLVLAALLTTQLLEYRISAVATLALAIWVAASTIYGIFYRFRNQRKRLSAVMHTPAAFWGMSIAHLGLAVFTVGVALTSIYTEEQTVRMDIDGSHTMGGYTFTFKSMEEVRGENYNAAEATFAVERDGQDVGIIKSQKRVYDVRRDGMTEAGIDGGFTRDLFVAMGEPLDGGSAWSVRIQTKPYIRWIWLGTIFMAVGGVLAAVDRRYRRLAVKQSTTARNPGSSLGRGADEKAFANLGATSTAAPGTSES, encoded by the coding sequence ATGATTCCTGAACTGGGCCATTTCGCCCTGATCCTTGCGCTTTGCACGGCCATTGTGCTGGCGGTCATTCCAATGATCGGAAGCTTTACCGGGCATTCCGGCTGGATGGATATGGCACGACCGGCTGCCGGGGCGCAGCTGTTCTTCGCCTTTCTTGCCTACGCCTGCCTGACCTGGTCTTTTATCTCACATGATTTCAGCGTCCTGTATGTCGCCAATACCAGTAATCTGTCCCTGCCATTGATTTATCGAATCTCTGGCGTTTGGGGAGGGCACGAAGGCTCCATTCTCTTCTGGTGTTTCATACTGACTGTCTGGACCGGTGCCGTTGGCATTTTCAGCCGCTCGTTGCCGCAAGTTCTGCTGGCTCGGGTACTGTCCGTTCTGGGTCTGATCAGCATCGGCTTTCTTTTGTTCGTTTTGCTTACCTCCAATCCGTTCGAAAGGGTCTTTCCCATACCTCTGGACGGGGCATCTCTGAACCCTTTGTTGCAGGATCCGGGTATGGCCATCCATCCACCGATGCTCTACATGGGCTATGTCGGTTTTGCGGTTGCCTTTGCCTTCGCCATTGCCGCTCTGATAGACGGACAGCTGGATGCAGCCACCCTGCGCTGGATGCGACCCTGGACCAACATTGCCTGGATGTTTCTGACTATCGGAATTTCTCTGGGTAGCTTCTGGGCCTATTACGAATTGGGCTGGGGTGGTTGGTGGTTCTGGGATCCGGTCGAGAACGCCTCGTTCATGCCCTGGTTGGTAGGAACGGCACTCATCCACTCTCTGGCGGCATCCGAAAAGCGCGGTGTCTTCAAGGCCTGGACTGTCCTGTTGGCGGTACTGGCCTTCTCGTTGAGTCTGCTGGGCACCTTCCTGGTCCGATCCGGTGTACTGACGTCGGTTCATTCTTTCGCCGCTGACCCCACACGTGGCTTGTTTATCCTGTTGTTTCTCGGTCTGGTGGTGGGCGGCTCGCTGCTGTTGTACGCCGTTCGAGCTCATAAACTGACCTCGACCGCCAGCTTTGAGCTGATATCCAGAGAGTCTGCGTTGTTGCTCAACAACATACTGCTGGTTGTTGCCTGTGCGGCTGTTTTACTGGGTACCTTGTATCCATTGTTCGTCGATGCATTGGGTTACGGCAAGCTGTCGGTAGGTGAACAGTATTTCAACGCGGTATTCGTGCCCTTGATGCTGCCCATTCTGCTGATGGTCGGGCTGGGTGCCATGCTCAACTGGAAACGTGACCGGTTGAAGGGACGTTCCACAACATTGGCGGTACTGGGCATTGCCAGTCTGGTGCTGGCCGCTTTGCTGACAACCCAATTGCTCGAATATCGCATCAGCGCGGTTGCCACGCTTGCTCTGGCAATCTGGGTCGCTGCCTCGACGATCTACGGTATCTTTTACCGCTTCAGAAATCAGCGCAAGCGTCTGTCGGCGGTCATGCACACACCTGCCGCTTTCTGGGGGATGAGCATTGCGCATCTGGGCCTGGCCGTATTTACTGTGGGCGTCGCACTGACCTCTATCTACACGGAAGAACAGACCGTACGCATGGACATTGACGGCAGTCATACCATGGGCGGCTACACCTTTACCTTCAAGTCCATGGAAGAGGTACGAGGTGAGAACTACAATGCGGCTGAAGCCACATTCGCCGTGGAACGCGATGGTCAGGATGTCGGTATCATCAAATCCCAGAAACGTGTGTACGACGTACGGCGGGACGGCATGACCGAAGCCGGTATCGATGGGGGATTTACGCGCGATCTGTTTGTGGCAATGGGTGAACCGCTGGATGGTGGCAGCGCCTGGAGCGTACGTATCCAGACCAAGCCGTATATTCGCTGGATCTGGCTGGGTACTATTTTCATGGCTGTTGGCGGCGTGCTGGCTGCGGTCGATCGGCGTTACCGTCGTCTGGCTGTCAAACAATCGACAACGGCACGCAACCCGGGGTCAAGTCTGGGGCGTGGAGCTGACGAGAAAGCCTTTGCCAACCTCGGTGCTACGAGTACCGCAGCCCCCGGAACTTCTGAAAGCTGA
- the ccmE gene encoding cytochrome c maturation protein CcmE, translating into MTPKRKQRLILVGVMLGGVAIAVAFGVNAFKENIMLFHSPSDVAAGAIDPGKPFRIGGMVVEGSVQRSSEDLAVRFDLTDHVQTVSVSFVGILPDLFREGQGIVALGALDTSGSFSATEVLAKHDENYMPPEVADALERAGKMPGSAANYDNKTVVEP; encoded by the coding sequence ATGACTCCAAAACGTAAACAACGTCTGATACTCGTCGGTGTGATGCTGGGCGGTGTGGCTATTGCCGTCGCTTTTGGCGTCAATGCCTTCAAGGAAAACATCATGCTGTTCCATTCGCCTTCGGATGTAGCCGCTGGCGCTATCGATCCGGGTAAACCGTTCCGCATTGGTGGCATGGTGGTGGAGGGCAGTGTGCAGCGCAGTTCAGAGGATCTGGCGGTGCGCTTCGATCTGACCGACCATGTGCAGACTGTCTCAGTCAGCTTTGTCGGCATATTGCCCGATCTTTTCCGTGAAGGGCAAGGTATTGTCGCGTTGGGTGCACTGGATACCAGCGGTAGTTTCAGTGCGACGGAAGTGCTGGCAAAGCACGACGAAAACTATATGCCACCTGAGGTGGCAGATGCTTTGGAAAGAGCCGGCAAGATGCCCGGGTCCGCTGCCAATTACGATAACAAAACGGTGGTTGAGCCATGA
- the ccmD gene encoding heme exporter protein CcmD — protein MLEFFNMGGYAFYVWTSYACALVLLGGIVLWSARSYRSVRISAIRRAQQHRRKK, from the coding sequence ATGCTTGAATTCTTCAATATGGGTGGTTATGCGTTCTATGTCTGGACGTCTTACGCCTGTGCACTGGTATTGCTGGGGGGCATTGTGCTCTGGTCAGCTCGCAGTTATCGCAGTGTACGAATCAGTGCCATACGTCGCGCTCAACAACACAGGAGAAAAAAATGA
- a CDS encoding heme ABC transporter permease, with product MFQWIHRFGSAPFMYRFAGRLAPWLGALCLLSLVAGLYLGLVVAPADYEQGDSYRIIYIHVPAAWMSMFTYMVMAVSSAVFLIWRLKIADVVAEASAPIGAAFTAVALITGSFWGKPMWGTWWIWDARLTSELLLLFLYFGYMALRGSLDTPQSSAKAAAILAVVGVVNIPIIHFSVEWWNTLHQPATISKLDTPSMHISMLRPLLLMVLAFQLLYFYNLMIRVRTLILTREGRASWVAELDTKGPENA from the coding sequence TTGTTTCAGTGGATTCATCGATTCGGCTCAGCGCCTTTCATGTACCGGTTTGCCGGAAGGTTGGCACCTTGGCTTGGCGCACTGTGCCTGTTGAGCCTGGTGGCTGGTTTATACCTGGGGCTTGTCGTGGCGCCGGCAGATTACGAGCAGGGTGACAGCTATCGCATCATCTATATTCACGTGCCTGCGGCCTGGATGTCGATGTTTACTTATATGGTTATGGCAGTCTCCAGTGCTGTTTTTCTGATCTGGCGTCTGAAGATAGCCGATGTGGTAGCCGAAGCGTCAGCCCCGATCGGTGCCGCCTTCACAGCCGTCGCTCTCATAACCGGATCATTCTGGGGTAAACCGATGTGGGGTACCTGGTGGATCTGGGATGCTCGGCTGACTTCCGAGCTGCTGTTGTTGTTTCTCTATTTCGGGTATATGGCCTTGCGTGGCTCACTTGATACGCCACAGAGCTCTGCCAAGGCTGCCGCCATTCTGGCAGTCGTCGGTGTCGTCAATATTCCCATCATCCACTTCAGCGTTGAATGGTGGAATACGCTGCATCAGCCTGCGACCATCTCCAAGCTGGACACACCCTCCATGCACATCAGCATGCTCAGACCCTTGTTGCTGATGGTGCTGGCCTTCCAGCTACTTTACTTTTATAACCTGATGATTCGAGTAAGAACGCTGATTCTGACTCGTGAGGGACGTGCCAGCTGGGTCGCTGAGCTGGACACCAAGGGGCCTGAAAATGCTTGA
- the ccmA gene encoding cytochrome c biogenesis heme-transporting ATPase CcmA, producing MSALLTATGMTIWRGDNLLVDAVDVCVPPGSIVQIQGTNGSGKTTLLKALIGLAEYDEGEIYWRGQPVRKVRDELYASLLYLGHRAGISAGLTPLENLLALCPELSAGNQGLDGARDGARYRITQVLDELGIADRIDLPCAALSAGQQRRISLARLRLQSALLWVLDEPLTSLDANGYAWVKAQISRHVSAGGAVMFTTHQPLSFDPIPVQTILLSDNG from the coding sequence ATGAGTGCATTGTTGACGGCCACTGGCATGACCATTTGGCGTGGTGATAATTTGCTGGTGGACGCCGTGGATGTCTGCGTGCCGCCGGGCAGTATCGTTCAGATTCAGGGGACCAACGGCAGTGGCAAGACCACGTTGCTCAAGGCACTCATCGGCCTTGCCGAATACGACGAGGGCGAGATCTACTGGCGTGGGCAACCGGTGCGCAAGGTGCGTGACGAGTTGTACGCCAGTCTGCTGTATCTGGGACATCGGGCAGGTATCAGTGCGGGTTTGACGCCTCTGGAGAATCTGCTGGCGCTGTGTCCGGAATTGAGTGCTGGCAATCAAGGCCTCGACGGCGCACGCGACGGCGCACGCTATCGCATTACACAGGTGCTGGATGAGCTAGGTATCGCGGACCGGATTGATCTGCCCTGTGCTGCCCTGTCTGCGGGTCAGCAGCGACGTATCTCACTGGCCAGATTGCGTCTGCAGTCAGCGCTTTTGTGGGTACTTGATGAGCCTTTGACATCGCTCGATGCCAATGGTTATGCCTGGGTCAAGGCACAAATCAGCCGCCACGTCAGTGCTGGCGGGGCCGTCATGTTTACCACGCATCAACCGCTTTCATTTGATCCGATACCGGTTCAGACGATCCTGTTGTCGGACAATGGCTGA
- a CDS encoding DUF1285 domain-containing protein, whose amino-acid sequence MSDQASLESIADVVSQRSLPPVASWHPELTRDIDIRIARNGDWFHEGTKIDRARMVKLFSTILRVDDDATCLVTPQERLRIVVEDAPFTAILMEVQGEADEQVLTFETNVGDRVIADAEHPVTVSYATPGGEPSPYVLVRDRLTALISRTVFYQLAELAEERNGVLGVVSKGCFMPLSDQAAVDSGAV is encoded by the coding sequence ATGAGTGATCAAGCCTCTCTGGAATCGATTGCCGATGTCGTATCCCAGCGCTCATTGCCACCGGTTGCCAGTTGGCATCCTGAGCTGACACGTGACATTGATATCCGTATCGCCAGAAACGGTGACTGGTTTCATGAGGGAACAAAAATAGATCGTGCACGGATGGTGAAGCTTTTCTCAACTATTTTGCGAGTAGATGATGATGCAACTTGCCTGGTGACACCGCAGGAGCGTTTGCGGATCGTGGTCGAGGATGCCCCGTTTACTGCCATTTTAATGGAGGTGCAAGGTGAGGCGGATGAGCAGGTACTGACTTTCGAGACGAATGTAGGTGACAGAGTCATCGCAGATGCAGAGCATCCAGTTACGGTGAGCTATGCGACTCCCGGTGGTGAACCGTCGCCCTATGTACTGGTCAGAGATCGGCTGACAGCATTGATCAGTCGTACAGTTTTCTACCAGTTGGCAGAGCTTGCCGAAGAGCGCAACGGGGTGCTGGGCGTCGTATCGAAAGGTTGTTTCATGCCGCTGTCGGACCAAGCCGCTGTCGATTCAGGGGCTGTATGA
- a CDS encoding acyl-CoA thioesterase has translation MSASQDQLNVQDIDRETTPASLRTVAMPADTNPNGDIFGGWILSQMDLAGGTHAFYVAQGRVATVAVTGMKFHKPVNVGDEVSCYCATHAIGRTSITVSVETWVRRRRLAVEEQVTEGLFTFVAIDTDGQPRAILEPVSDFDRLDDSSPTTEV, from the coding sequence ATGAGTGCTTCACAAGATCAGCTCAATGTTCAGGACATTGATAGAGAAACGACACCTGCCTCGTTGAGAACCGTTGCCATGCCGGCGGATACCAACCCCAATGGCGATATCTTTGGTGGCTGGATATTGTCTCAAATGGACCTGGCTGGGGGCACGCATGCTTTTTATGTCGCACAGGGCCGTGTGGCAACGGTTGCCGTTACCGGCATGAAGTTTCACAAGCCGGTCAATGTCGGGGATGAGGTCAGTTGTTACTGTGCGACGCATGCGATAGGCCGAACATCGATTACTGTCAGTGTGGAAACCTGGGTGCGACGGCGTCGACTGGCTGTTGAAGAGCAGGTGACAGAAGGTCTGTTTACCTTCGTCGCCATAGACACCGACGGCCAACCACGAGCAATTCTTGAACCTGTATCCGACTTTGACAGGCTGGATGATTCATCACCGACCACTGAGGTCTGA
- a CDS encoding phenylacetate--CoA ligase family protein: MFDQLDTQTASQREAALFADFGARLSACMQTCEGLGTHLQGYAAEAVHDRESLQTLPVLRKSELMKYQQANPPFGGFVDMQSLEGQRIFMSPGPVWEPQIPGSDPWQAARALHAAGIRRGHRIHNTFSYHLTPGGFILDEGARALGCVVFPAGAGGTETQVQAIRQCGAQVYVGTPDYLQTLLDHANAEDKPLKTLERAMVSGGALFPAMRKRYEEQGVQVLQCYATADLGVIAYESATAGVVHPGMLINEGLIVEILIPGTSTPVTPGEVGEVVVTRLDPVYPLLRFATGDLSAELAEASPCGRTSMRIKGWMGRADQRVKVRGMFVDPVQLQNLPLEYSELARWRLCVSRENDRDIMTLSVTLKSVAADSHDAAQIAALSSRLEGTLKNMTNLSGKVQVVDSLPNDGVVVEDQRDYEQH; this comes from the coding sequence ATGTTTGATCAACTGGATACGCAAACGGCCTCGCAACGTGAAGCCGCTCTTTTTGCCGACTTTGGTGCTCGTTTGAGCGCCTGTATGCAAACCTGTGAGGGTCTGGGGACGCATCTGCAGGGATATGCTGCAGAGGCCGTGCATGATCGCGAGTCCTTGCAGACATTGCCGGTCCTGCGCAAGAGCGAACTGATGAAGTATCAGCAGGCGAACCCTCCCTTTGGTGGCTTCGTCGACATGCAGTCACTGGAAGGTCAGCGCATCTTCATGTCGCCAGGGCCTGTCTGGGAACCTCAGATACCCGGGAGTGATCCCTGGCAGGCAGCTCGTGCATTGCACGCAGCCGGCATTCGTCGTGGTCATCGTATCCACAATACTTTCTCCTACCACCTGACACCCGGTGGATTCATACTCGATGAAGGTGCAAGGGCCCTGGGATGCGTTGTATTTCCTGCTGGTGCCGGTGGCACTGAAACTCAGGTACAGGCGATCAGGCAGTGTGGCGCACAGGTGTACGTTGGCACGCCCGACTATCTGCAGACATTGCTTGATCATGCGAACGCGGAAGACAAGCCTCTGAAAACGCTGGAACGAGCCATGGTGTCCGGAGGGGCCTTGTTTCCTGCCATGCGCAAGCGCTATGAAGAACAGGGGGTCCAGGTTCTGCAGTGCTACGCCACGGCCGATCTGGGCGTCATTGCCTATGAGAGCGCCACCGCTGGCGTGGTTCATCCCGGCATGCTGATCAACGAGGGGTTGATTGTGGAAATCCTGATACCCGGCACTTCTACACCTGTCACGCCCGGTGAGGTTGGAGAGGTGGTTGTGACGCGGTTGGATCCGGTCTATCCCTTGTTGCGATTTGCCACCGGCGACCTGTCGGCAGAGCTGGCAGAGGCAAGCCCTTGTGGCAGAACATCGATGCGGATCAAAGGCTGGATGGGCCGCGCCGATCAACGTGTCAAGGTGCGGGGAATGTTTGTCGATCCTGTGCAGTTACAGAACTTGCCACTCGAATACTCTGAGCTGGCACGCTGGCGTCTGTGCGTGAGTCGGGAGAATGATCGGGATATCATGACGCTGTCGGTCACCCTGAAAAGCGTGGCGGCAGACAGCCATGATGCCGCGCAGATAGCGGCGCTATCCAGTCGCCTCGAGGGCACACTGAAAAACATGACCAATCTGAGTGGCAAGGTTCAGGTCGTCGACTCCCTGCCCAATGATGGTGTCGTGGTTGAAGACCAGCGGGATTACGAGCAACACTAA